The Bombus fervidus isolate BK054 chromosome 3, iyBomFerv1, whole genome shotgun sequence genome includes a window with the following:
- the LOC139985322 gene encoding uncharacterized protein, which translates to TAELVTISMAACYRDQQRMGQMIDQMKKLASNLDELRAEINALRNTYLRNEEDLPHANDFKRNRSSEINILHKLRRYMKKVTNIYTLRKRQKRDKIRESYYPCTNMDPALPTFLNCIIRTRKKENMLQIPTRIKYLKSQGNQTNEKIGSQHYITKRPSASMHTENTNYHGSLFAKHGNEQYNKIIFPKQNTTLVPHCSEISCELDFQIENSVFSSGSNVNIFSNSYTLKNCPENTKVVLSNGNNKQSATKCTQTRIAKLRRKSKNFNFYSKRPNLCFSKIKNAVIEKRIIRNSNVRTFTIRREVNNTKNYPNLKKNRSERCSCRKKRNNFTQLNGENTSGQNFPIEKIKNNLSMRNMFENRLPVTEPDISASLLSLELDINISNNSSNIEEFSERRKPRTYIIRQTTQECNRNNWLNNFEKSVVCVEQTSDLTLSSYSFSNHNIHFN; encoded by the exons ACAGCCGAGCTAGTTACGATCAGTATGGCGGCATGTTATCGCGATCAACAAAGGATGGGTCAAATGATCGATCAAATGAAAAAACTTGCCAGTAATTTGGATGAATTACGTGCTGAAATTAATGCATTAAGAAATACTTACTTGCGAAACGAAGAGGATCTTCCACATGCAAATGATTTCAAACGAAATAGAAGTagcgaaattaatattttacataaattaagaagatatatgaaaaaagtaacgaacatatatacattgagaaaaagacaaaaacGTGATAAAATTCGAGag TCTTATTATCCCTGTACGAACATGGATCCTGCATTACCTACGTTTTTAAACTGCATCATTCGTAcccgaaagaaagaaaatatgttaCAAATACCAACTaggattaaatatttgaaaagtcaaggcaatcaaacgaacgagaaGATCGGAAGTCAGCATTATATAACGAAACGTCCATCAGCATCTATGCACactgaaaatacaaattatcaTGGATCATTATTCGCAAAACATGGAAatgaacaatataataaaataatatttccaaaaCAAAATACAACTCTTGTTCCACATTGTTCCGAAATAAGTTGTGAATTAGATTTCCAAATTGAAAACTCAGTATTTTCCTCTGGATCCaatgtgaatattttttcaaattcgtatactttaaaaaattgtccagaaaatacaaaagtagTTTTGTCAAATGGTAATAACAAGCAATCTGCGACAAAATGTACGCAAACAAGAATAGCAAAACTGAGACGAAAGtccaaaaattttaatttttattctaaacgACCTAATCTTTgcttttctaaaataaagaatgctgtgattgaaaaaagaattataagaAATTCGAATGTGCGTACGTTTACGATACGTCGAGAAGTCAACAATacgaagaattatccaaatttgaagaaaaatcgtTCTGAACGATGTTCgtgtagaaagaaaagaaacaattttaccCAATTGAATGGTGAAAACACGAGTGGACAAAATTTTCCcatcgaaaaaataaaaaataacttatCTATGAGAAACATGTTTGAAAATCGACTGCCTGTTACAGAACCAGATATATCGGCTTCGTTACTTTCTTTGGAgttagatattaatatttctaataattccaGTAACATCGAGGAATTTTCAGAACGCAGAAAACCAAGAACTTATATAATACGTCAAACAACACAGGAATGTAATCGAAATAACTGGTTGAACAATTTTGAGAAGAGTGTCGTTTGTGTGGAACAAACTTCCGATTTGACCCTTTCTTCATATAGTTTTTCTAATCAcaatattcattttaattaa